In a genomic window of Chryseobacterium sp. G0162:
- the epsC gene encoding serine O-acetyltransferase EpsC, whose translation MSVTHHFIERIHQSKQNKTHGFFDRARVKVFVTELYKVLFLPQEVNTPDQLKQDLAQLHDHLSVLINTITRDKDLTEVQVNAFFEALPQIYGHLVQDAQSILEFDPAADSLEEIYLAYPGYFATYVYRISHQLWNQEVPVLPRVISEYAHSKTGIDIHPGAVIGEYFFIDHGTGIVIGETTVIGDHVKIYQGVTLGALNVSKEKANQKRHPNIEDHVIIYSGATILGGNTTIGRESVIGGNVWITQDVPPNSLVYNKSEIRIKDNNPLPESLTFVI comes from the coding sequence ATGTCAGTTACCCATCATTTTATAGAAAGAATTCATCAGAGCAAACAGAATAAAACCCATGGATTCTTTGACAGAGCCAGAGTAAAGGTTTTTGTAACAGAATTGTATAAAGTATTGTTTCTTCCACAAGAAGTCAATACGCCTGATCAGCTGAAACAGGATTTAGCCCAACTGCACGATCATCTTTCAGTCCTGATTAATACAATCACAAGAGATAAAGACCTTACCGAAGTGCAGGTAAATGCTTTTTTTGAGGCCTTGCCACAAATTTATGGTCATCTCGTTCAGGATGCACAGTCTATCCTTGAATTTGACCCGGCAGCAGACTCTCTGGAAGAAATATACCTTGCGTATCCCGGATATTTTGCAACCTATGTATACAGGATTTCGCATCAGCTCTGGAACCAGGAAGTACCTGTTTTACCTCGTGTTATTTCAGAATATGCACACAGCAAAACAGGAATAGACATTCATCCGGGAGCAGTGATTGGAGAATATTTTTTCATCGATCACGGAACCGGAATTGTTATCGGAGAAACCACCGTTATTGGCGATCATGTCAAAATATATCAGGGAGTAACCCTCGGTGCCTTGAATGTCTCCAAAGAAAAAGCCAACCAGAAAAGACATCCGAATATTGAAGACCATGTCATCATCTATTCAGGAGCCACTATTTTGGGTGGAAATACAACTATAGGCAGGGAAAGCGTTATCGGAGGAAATGTGTGGATCACACAGGATGTCCCACCCAATTCCCTGGTCTATAATAAAAGTGAAATAAGAATAAAGGATAATAATCCCTTACCGGAATCATTAACCTTTGTAATATAA
- the cobA gene encoding uroporphyrinogen-III C-methyltransferase, producing the protein MNTTIKSPKVYLIGAGPGSPDLITVKAVKAIAKADVVLADRLVSPEILETYVNKDTELIYVGKECSKNASTPQSLINTLMVDYALQNKTVVRLKGGDVSIFSNILDELQSLKENHIPFEIIPGITAALGAAAYAGMPLTARGYSTSVRFLTYYKSEILTEDYWKDLANTQDTLVFYMSKGNLASLVEKFIELNISNEKKIAVIEQATTPYQKVYTSSFEDFSKTLGDKAFASPSLVVIGKVVNLHEEFSWLENAEQEGLYFKSVENGSLVPKTQNFFEYAV; encoded by the coding sequence ATGAACACAACAATAAAATCACCTAAGGTTTACCTTATCGGTGCAGGGCCCGGCAGCCCTGATTTGATCACAGTAAAAGCCGTAAAAGCCATTGCCAAAGCAGACGTTGTTCTTGCTGACCGTTTGGTAAGTCCTGAAATTTTAGAGACTTATGTTAATAAAGACACAGAACTTATCTATGTAGGCAAAGAATGCAGTAAAAATGCGTCTACCCCTCAATCACTTATCAATACTCTAATGGTAGACTATGCGTTACAGAACAAAACAGTCGTAAGACTTAAAGGAGGAGATGTGTCTATTTTTTCTAATATTCTGGATGAACTTCAGTCTTTGAAAGAAAATCATATTCCATTTGAGATTATCCCGGGAATTACCGCTGCTTTGGGAGCTGCTGCTTATGCCGGAATGCCTTTAACAGCCAGAGGATATTCAACCTCTGTTCGTTTTCTGACCTATTATAAGTCTGAAATTCTTACAGAAGACTATTGGAAAGATCTTGCTAACACTCAGGATACCCTTGTATTCTATATGTCTAAAGGAAACCTGGCCAGTCTGGTAGAAAAGTTCATTGAACTGAATATTTCCAACGAGAAAAAAATCGCTGTGATTGAACAGGCCACAACTCCTTATCAAAAGGTGTATACCTCATCTTTTGAGGATTTTAGTAAAACACTTGGTGATAAAGCCTTTGCCTCACCGTCGTTAGTAGTGATTGGAAAAGTTGTGAATCTTCATGAAGAATTCTCCTGGCTTGAAAATGCAGAACAGGAAGGTCTTTATTTTAAATCAGTTGAAAACGGAAGCTTAGTCCCAAAAACTCAAAATTTCTTCGAATATGCTGTCTGA
- the cysK gene encoding cysteine synthase A — MKFQNALETIGNTPIVKINNLFNSDHEIWIKLEKSNPGGSIKDRIALAMIEDAEAKGLLNKNSTIIEPTSGNTGIGLALVAAVKGYKLILVMPESMSIERRKIMEAYGAEFVLTPREKGMKGAIEKANELAEETPNSWIPRQFDNPANVKVHVETTAQEILKDFPEGLDYVITGVGTGGHITGIAKALKQQLPNLKVIAVEPELSPVLSGGSPAPHPLQGLGAGFVPSILDITLLDGVITVGKDEAYEYAINAAKKEGLFVGISTGAALAAIAKQLPEIQPGAKILTINYDTGERYLSIEGLF; from the coding sequence ATGAAATTTCAGAATGCACTAGAAACCATTGGAAATACACCAATTGTAAAGATTAATAATTTATTCAATTCAGATCATGAAATCTGGATCAAACTAGAAAAAAGCAACCCAGGCGGAAGCATTAAAGACAGAATTGCATTGGCAATGATTGAAGATGCGGAAGCAAAAGGACTATTAAATAAAAACAGTACCATTATAGAACCTACCAGTGGAAATACAGGAATAGGATTAGCTTTGGTAGCTGCAGTAAAAGGATATAAACTGATTCTGGTAATGCCGGAAAGTATGAGTATAGAGCGTCGTAAAATCATGGAAGCCTATGGGGCAGAATTTGTGCTTACTCCTAGAGAAAAAGGAATGAAAGGGGCTATTGAGAAAGCTAATGAATTAGCGGAAGAAACACCCAATTCTTGGATTCCGAGACAATTTGACAATCCTGCGAACGTAAAAGTACACGTTGAAACCACAGCTCAGGAAATTTTAAAAGATTTCCCTGAAGGATTAGATTATGTGATTACAGGAGTAGGAACGGGCGGACACATCACTGGGATTGCCAAAGCATTAAAGCAACAACTTCCCAACCTTAAAGTCATTGCAGTAGAACCGGAATTATCTCCGGTATTGAGCGGCGGAAGTCCTGCACCACATCCATTACAGGGTCTTGGAGCCGGATTTGTACCTTCCATTTTAGATATTACCCTTTTGGATGGAGTGATTACCGTAGGGAAGGATGAAGCTTATGAATATGCCATTAATGCTGCTAAAAAAGAAGGCCTTTTTGTAGGAATTTCTACAGGAGCCGCTTTAGCCGCTATCGCAAAACAATTACCGGAAATCCAACCCGGAGCTAAAATTCTTACCATCAATTACGATACCGGAGAAAGGTATCTTTCTATTGAAGGACTCTTCTAA